The following proteins are encoded in a genomic region of Nicotiana sylvestris chromosome 4, ASM39365v2, whole genome shotgun sequence:
- the LOC104231303 gene encoding probable beta-D-xylosidase 7, protein MGLDKIAVITMIISFLSCTESTRPPFSCDASNPVTRTFTFCNISLPIHQRVEDLISRLNLDEKISQLGNTAPAIPRLNISAYEWWSESLHGLTYAGEGMSFNESITTATQFPQIILTASTFDEHLWYRIAQAISREARAVYNAGELKGMTFFAPNINILRDPRWGRAQETAGEDPMMVGKYGVAYVRGLQGDSFRGGKLKDGHLQASACCKHFTAQDLDHWNGHYRFTFDAQVTAQDMADSFQPPFKSCVEEGKATSLMCAYSRLNGVSNCANYDLLTKTVRGQWGFNGSIVSDCDAVKVMHDHQGYTVEDAVAASLKAGMDVNCGSCVRTNARLALEKKKLQESDIDRALLNIFSIRMRLGLFNGEPRKLEYGNIATAEVCSKKHQDLSLEAARNGIVLLKNSPKLLPLSKIKTTSLAVIGPKANDAELLLGNYAGIPCKNVSLLQGFQHIVKSIHYHPGCNFVNCTSAATHEAVDVAKKAQYVVLIMGLDQRMERESWDRTELGLPGQQETLITAVAKAAAEPVILVLVGGGPIDISFAKKNPKIGGILWIGYPGEAGAAALTQIIFGEHNAGGRLPVTWYPKEFTKVPMTDMNMRPNSTTGYPGRTYRFYKGPKVYEFGYGLSYTSYSYKIDSVNHDKLYFNNLKTDKARKHGSLLNVAVSDIGSEACKKANISVKVVVENKGKIAGKHPVLLFLRHSKVRDEVPTKQLIGFKSVHIDAGEKTKIKFVVNPCEHFTRANEYGISVIDEGKYYLVVEDKKYPVTVFI, encoded by the exons ATGGGACTTGATAAAATTGCAGTGATCACCATGATCATCTCATTTCTCAGCTGTACTGAATCAACTCGTCCTCCATTTTCATGTGACGCGTCCAACCCAGTTACCAGAACATTTACATTCTGTAACATATCATTACCCATACACCAAAGGGTAGAGGATCTAATTTCACGGCTGAATTTGGACGAGAAAATATCACAACTGGGTAACACTGCACCCGCCATTCCTCGGCTAAATATCTCTGCTTACGAGTGGTGGTCGGAATCGTTACACGGCCTAACATATGCAGGAGAAGGGATGTCCTTCAATGAAAGCATTACAACTGCAACTCAGTTCCCTCAGATCATTCTTACTGCTTCTACTTTTGACGAACATCTCTGGTATCGAATTGCTCAG GCAATTTCAAGAGAAGCAAGAGCAGTATACAATGCTGGTGAACTAAAAGGAATGACATTCTTTGCACCGAATATAAACATTCTAAGGGACCCAAGATGGGGTAGAGCTCAAGAGACGGCTGGAGAGGACCCGATGATGGTAGGAAAATACGGAGTGGCTTATGTAAGAGGACTTCAAGGAGATAGTTTTCGAGGTGGGAAGCTAAAAGATGGGCATCTTCAAGCCTCAGCTTGCTGTAAGCACTTTACAGCTCAGGATTTGGATCACTGGAATGGCCACTATCGTTTCACTTTCGATGC TCAAGTTACAGCGCAGGATATGGCAGATTCATTTCAACCACCATTCAAGAGTTGCGTGGAAGAAGGAAAAGCCACCAGTCTAATGTGTGCTTATAGTCGTCTCAATGGTGTCTCTAACTGCGCTAACTATGATCTCCTGACTAAGACTGTCCGTGGACAATGGGGTTTCAACGG TTCCATTGTATCAGATTGCGATGCAGTTAAGGTTATGCATGATCACCAGGGATACACAGTGGAAGATGCAGTTGCAGCTTCTCTCAAAGCTG GTATGGATGTAAACTGTGGTTCCTGCGTGAGAACCAACGCAAGAttagctttggagaagaagaaattaCAAGAATCCGATATAGACAGAGCTCTTCTCAATATCTTCTCTATTAGAATGAGGTTAGGACTATTCAATGGTGAGCCAAGAAAATTGGAATATGGAAACATTGCAACAGCAGAGGTTTGTAGTAAAAAGCACCAGGATCTATCCCTTGAAGCAGCAAGAAATGGCATTGTCCTTTTGAAGAACTCTCCCAAACTCCTTCCACTTTCTAAGATCAAAACCACATCACTTGCTGTAATAGGTCCAAAAGCAAATGATGCTGAATTACTTTTAGGTAACTACGCGGGCATTCCATGCAAGAATGTTTCATTACTCCAAGGATTTCAGCACATCGTGAAAAGCATACACTACCATCCGGGCTGCAACTTTGTCAACTGTACTTCTGCTGCAACACATGAAGCAGTTGATGTTGCTAAAAAGGCACAGTATGTTGTTTTAATAATGGGATTAGACCAGCGTATGGAGAGGGAGAGCTGGGATCGCACAGAACTGGGGCTGCCTGGCCAGCAAGAGACTCTTATTACAGCAGTAGCCAAGGCTGCTGCTGAACCTGTTATACTTGTGTTGGTAGGTGGAGGTCCTATTGACATTTCTTTTGCCAAGAAGAACCCGAAAATCGGAGGCATCTTGTGGATTGGTTATCCTGGAGAGGCTGGAGCAGCTGCACTAACACAGATCATTTTTGGAGAACATAATGCAG GGGGCAGGTTACCAGTGACTTGGTATCCCAAGGAATTCACAAAAGTACCAATGACAGACATGAACATGAGGCCTAACTCAACGACTGGATATCCAGGGCGAACATACAGATTTTACAAAGGGCCAAAAGTTTATGAATTTGGATATGGCCTTAGTTACACAAGTTATTCATACAAGATTGACTCTGTCAATCATGACAAGCTCTACTTCAATAACCTAAAGACAGACAAGGCAAGAAAACATGGTTCACTACTTAATGTAGCAGTTTCGGATATTGGATCAGAGGCTTGCAAAAAGGCTAATATTTCAGTTAAGGTTGTGGTGGAAAACAAGGGAAAGATAGCTGGTAAACACCCTGTATTGTTGTTTCTTAGGCATTCCAAGGTGAGAGATGAGGTTCCAACAAAGCAGTTGATTGGATTCAAGAGTGTACATATAGATGCAGGGGAAAAGACCAAAATCAAATTTGTGGTGAACCCTTGTGAACACTTCACTAGGGCTAATGAATATGGTATATCAGTAATTGATGAAGGCAAATATTATCTTGTTGTGGAAGATAAGAAATATCCTGTTACTGTATTCATATGA
- the LOC104231302 gene encoding probable beta-D-xylosidase 7, protein MGHPITDQVVTFIFFIFICMLFISTESTQPPFSCDSSNPVTISFPFCNATLPIPQRVNDLVSRLKLEEKILQLVNAAPEIPRLGISAYEWWSEGLHGVSRHGKGTLFNGTIKAATMFPQIILTASTFDENLWYRIAQAIGKEARAVYNAGQLKGMTLWAPNINIFRDPRWGRGQETPGEDPMMVGKYGVAYVRGLQGDSFEGGKLQDGHLQASACCKHFIAQDLDNWYNFSRYTFDARVMKQDLADSYEPPFKSCVEQGKASSLMCAYNLVNGIPNCANFDLLTKIAREQWGFQGYIVSDCDAVAIMHTHQGYAKEPEDAVAATLRAGMDVNCGSYLKSYTKSAVEKQKVKESDIDRALHNLFSIRMRLGLFNGDPRKLEYGDISSVEVCSQQHRALALEAARNGIVLLKNSAKLLPLSKIKTTSLAVIGPKANDSEVLLGNYEGYPCKNVTLLQGLQEYVKNTMYHPGCNFVNCTSAAIDEAVDIAKKADCVVLIMGLDQTLEREKLDRTELGLPGMQESLITEITQAASKSVILVLMCGGPVDVSFAKDNQNIGAILWVGYPGEGGATALAEILFGEHNPGGRLPVTWYPKEFNKISMTDMRMRPLSSTGYPGRTYRFYNGPKVFEFGYGLSYTAYSYAFASVNQDKLHFKNPKVNKATENGSVLNIAVSEVASEVCNNAMITVKVAVKNQGERAGRHPVLLFLRHSSSMDEVPRKTLIGFKSVNLEAGESTHIAFDVKPCEHFTRANRYGSLVIDEGKYFLLVGDEEYPVTVFV, encoded by the exons ATGGGACACCCAATAACTGATCAAGTTGTCACCTTTATCTTCTTCATCTTCATTTGTATGCTCTTTATCAGCACTGAGTCAACTCAGCCACCATTTTCATGTGACTCGTCAAACCCAGTTACCATTTCATTTCCCTTCTGTAACGCCACCTTACCCATTCCCCAAAGGGTAAATGACCTCGTGTCACGCCTTAAGTTGGAGGAGAAAATATTACAGCTGGTTAATGCGGCACCGGAGATACCTCGACTCGGTATCTCCGCCTATGAATGGTGGTCGGAGGGTTTACACGGCGTTTCTAGGCATGGAAAAGGCACGCTTTTCAATGGCACTATTAAAGCTGCCACCATGTTTCCTCAGATCATTTTAACGGCTTCTACCTTTGATGAAAATCTCTGGTATCGTATTGCTCAG GCAATTGGAAAAGAGGCAAGAGCAGTGTACAATGCAGGTCAGCTAAAGGGGATGACATTATGGGCACCAAATATAAACATATTTAGGGATCCAAGGTGGGGAAGAGGGCAAGAAACACCAGGTGAAGATCCCATGATGGTGGGAAAATATGGAGTTGCTTATGTAAGAGGACTTCAGGGGGATAGTTTTGAGGGTGGGAAGCTTCAGGATGGGCATCTTCAAGCCTCAGCTTGTTGTAAGCACTTCATTGCTCAGGATTTGGATAATTGGTATAACTTCAGTCGTTACACCTTCGATGCTCGC GTCATGAAGCAGGATTTGGCAGATTCATATGAACCACCCTTCAAGAGTTGTGTCGAACAAGGGAAAGCCAGCAGTCTAATGTGTGCTTACAATCTTGTTAACGGGATCCCAAATTGTGCTAACTTTGATCTTCTGACCAAGATTGCCCGTGAACAATGGGGTTTCCAAGG GTACATCGTATCAGATTGTGATGCAGTTGCTATTATGCATACTCACCAAGGTTATGCTAAAGAACCAGAAGATGCAGTAGCTGCTACCCTTAGAGCTG GCATGGATGTGAATTGTGGTTCCTATTTGAAGTCATACACAAAATCAGCTGTAGAAAAGCAGAAAGTAAAAGAATCTGACATAGACAGAGCTCTTCACAATCTCTTCTCCATTAGAATGAGGCTAGGACTGTTCAATGGCGACCCAAGAAAACTGGAATATGGAGACATTTCTTCAGTAGAGGTTTGTAGTCAACAGCACCGGGCACTAGCCCTCGAAGCAGCAAGAAATGGCATTGTCCTTCTAAAGAATTCTGCCAAACTCCTTCCACTTTCAAAGATCAAAACAACATCCCTTGCTGTAATAGGTCCCAAAGCAAATGATTCTGAAGTACTTCTAGGTAACTACGAAGGCTATCCTTGCAAGAATGTTACATTACTCCAAGGACTTCAGGAGTATGTTAAAAACACAATGTACCATCCGGGCTGCAATTTCGTCAACTGTACTTCTGCTGCAATAGATGAAGCGGTTGATATAGCGAAAAAAGCAGACTGTGTTGTACTAATAATGGGATTGGACCAAACTCTTGAAAGAGAGAAGCTTGATCGCACAGAATTGGGGCTACCAGGTATGCAAGAGAGTCTCATTACAGAAATCACGCAAGCTGCCTCAAAATCTGTTATACTGGTTTTGATGTGTGGAGGTCCAGTGGATGTGTCCTTTGCAAAAGACAACCAAAATATAGGAGCCATTTTGTGGGTTGGTTACCCCGGTGAGGGTGGAGCTACTGCATTGGCCGAGATACTTTTTGGCGAACACAATCCAG GGGGTAGATTACCAGTCACTTGGTACCCTAAGGAATTCAACAAAATATCAATGACAGATATGAGAATGCGGCCTCTATCATCCACTGGATATCCAGGGCGCACTTACAGATTCTACAATGGGCCAAAAGTTTTTGAATTTGGCTATGGTCTCAGCTACACTGCTTATTCTTACGCGTTCGCCTCTGTAAACCAAGACAAGCTGCATTTCAAGAACCCGAAGGTCAATAAGGCAACTGAAAATGGTTCTGTTCTGAACATTGCTGTTTCAGAAGTTGCATCAGAAGTATGCAACAACGCGATGATCACAGTTAAAGTTGCGGTGAAAAACCAGGGAGAAAGGGCTGGTAGGCACCCTGTATTGTTGTTTCTGAGGCACTCCAGCTCAATGGATGAGGTTCCAAGAAAGACTTTGATAGGATTCAAGAGTGTGAATTTGGAAGCAGGGGAAAGTACTCATATTGCATTTGATGTAAAACCTTGTGAGCACTTTACTAGGGCTAATAGATATGGTTCATTGGTTATTGATGAAGGGAAATATTTCCTTCTTGTGGGAGATGAGGAGTATCCTGTTACTGTGTTTGTATGA
- the LOC138889052 gene encoding uncharacterized protein: MSVRKRLVILKVTGRYLYSVTSQEVAFYSEFNIDDDETLSDFLRTPDECREFLVITMLEMYVKVENVPKNEVVRSKDNPQSSGGYSRAVFARQVPDERVFLDLNLSSPTNEQRENNLYPAFHNSQDEWGYRPDMNFTSGLSGSHHLIENVHHGISSHYDFENEQVEPPVLTQMPENDVLHRDLADAQSEKQNSDYDNNTDEFGDETPFPREDGDAYDEEEGPDLKRDPPRRRVYEYEVPFHSREIPYIDSLPTVPDVEALTRDFDEIRTAMCDESRSTVLAKGMLFPDKARVSRACKMHNVKECCEMQVWESSPMVYKAVWRRWFWPCNWILRATKKKTGMWKVGKYIPTHTCEMDTFNGNHFNLDIDLISLVLIPHLEASIRYKIKECITSVH, from the exons atgagtgtgaggaaacgtttagttatacttaaagtaaccggaagatatctgtATTCCGTCACTTCACAAGaggttgctttttactcggagtttaacatcgacgatgatgaaactttgagtgattttctgaggactccggatgaatgccgggaatttcttgtaatcacaatgttggagatgtacgtgaaggtcgaaaacgttccaaaaaacgaggttgtgcgtagtaaagataacccccagtcatcgggtggttattctagaGCAGTTTTTGCCAgacaggttccggatgaaagagttttccttgatttaaacttatcatcgccgacgaatgagcagcgagaaaataatttataccctgctttccataattcacaagacgagtg ggggtaccggccggatatgaattttacaagtggcctatccggtagtcatcacctaattgaaaacgtccatcatggaatttcatcacattacgactt tgaaaacgagcaagttgaaccacccgtactcactcaaatgcccgaaaacgacgtattacatcgggatctggcagatgcacagagtgagaaacagaacagtgattacgataacaataCCGATGAATTcggagacgagacaccctttcctcgtgaggatggtgatgcgtatgatgaggaggaaggacctgatttgaagagagacccccctagacgaagagtgtacgagTACGAAGTGccatttcattcaagggagattccttacattgatagcttgccaaccgtgccggatgtggaagctctcacaagggattttgatgaaatccggacagcaatgtgcGATGAGTCTAGatcaacggtgcttgcaaaggggatgctttttcctgataaagcgcgcgtaagcagggcttgtaaaatgcacaacgtaaaagagtgttgtgagatgcaggtatgggagtcaagtccgatggtatacaaggCTGTTTggcgcaggtggttttggccatgtaattggatattgcgtgcgaccaagaagaagacaggtatgtggaaagtgggtaaatacattcccactcacacatgcgaaatggacacattcaacgggaatcacttcaacttggatattgacttgatttctcttgtacttattccgcacctcgaagcgtccataaggtataaaatcaaagagtgcattacatcagtccactag